A region of Desulfolithobacter dissulfuricans DNA encodes the following proteins:
- a CDS encoding DUF190 domain-containing protein — MELPREGYMLRVIIGEDNRCEGKPLYEWLVLKARECGIAGATVIRGMMGYGANSRIKTASILRLSEDLPVIVEFIDTRDMLEQFFEIIDPILDDGLVTFEKMHIRLYRGRRTGPGA; from the coding sequence ATGGAACTGCCCAGAGAAGGATACATGCTGCGGGTGATCATTGGCGAAGATAACCGGTGCGAAGGTAAACCGCTCTACGAGTGGCTGGTGCTCAAGGCCCGGGAATGCGGGATTGCCGGAGCAACGGTGATCCGGGGTATGATGGGCTACGGCGCCAATTCCCGGATCAAGACCGCATCTATCCTCCGCCTGTCCGAAGACCTGCCGGTGATTGTCGAGTTCATTGATACCCGGGATATGCTGGAACAGTTTTTCGAGATCATAGATCCCATTCTCGACGACGGCCTGGTCACCTTTGAAAAAATGCATATCCGTCTGTACCGGGGGAGGCGAACCGGCCCGGGCGCCTGA
- the crcB gene encoding fluoride efflux transporter CrcB, translating into MESLSRLAIIGMGGFTGAVLRYLVSGWVQDRSGSIVFPFGTMAVNMLGCLVIGLLSQLVETRGMLSVETRAFVLIGLLGAFTTFSTFGNETLNLIRDGRIGLATANAGSQVIIGLLMVWFGRMIASGMWR; encoded by the coding sequence ATGGAATCATTGAGCAGACTGGCCATTATCGGCATGGGCGGCTTCACCGGCGCGGTACTGAGATACCTGGTCAGCGGCTGGGTTCAGGACCGTTCCGGGTCCATCGTCTTTCCTTTTGGCACCATGGCGGTAAATATGCTCGGCTGTCTGGTCATCGGCCTGCTTTCCCAGCTGGTGGAAACCAGGGGCATGCTGTCTGTGGAGACCCGCGCTTTTGTGCTCATCGGTCTGCTTGGGGCCTTCACCACTTTTTCCACCTTTGGCAACGAAACTCTGAACCTGATCCGGGATGGCCGTATAGGGCTGGCCACGGCCAATGCCGGCTCCCAGGTTATCATCGGCCTCTTGATGGTCTGGTTTGGCCGGATGATAGCATCCGGTATGTGGAGGTGA